In a genomic window of Diabrotica undecimpunctata isolate CICGRU chromosome 2, icDiaUnde3, whole genome shotgun sequence:
- the LOC140433708 gene encoding uncharacterized protein, translating to MDNYYTSYPLADYLMQNGRTVIGTLKKNQKELPPQFLPNKLRAIGSSIFGFQNNMSLVSNNPKRNKAVVLLSTMIDTDEIDEDTGKPVMIIQYNKTKSGVDTVDQKCASSKDYQKMAISNIFLHTR from the coding sequence ATGGATAATTATTATACTAGTTATCCTTTAGCTGATTATCTCATGCAAAATGGCCGGACCGTTATTGGCACCTTgaagaaaaaccaaaaagaacTTCCTCCCCAATTTCTTCCGAATAAACTGCGAGCTATTGGATCTTCAATATTCGGGTTCCAAAATAATATGTCCCTAGTTTCAAATAATCCTAAAAGAAATAAAGCTGTAGTATTGCTCTCTACCATGATTGATACAGACGAAAtagacgaagatacaggaaaaccAGTAATGattatacaatacaataaaacaaaaagtggCGTCGATACGGTTGACCAAAAATGTGCTTCCTCCAAGGATTACCAGAAGATGGCCATTAGCAATATTTTTTTGCATACTCGATAA